A window of Zingiber officinale cultivar Zhangliang chromosome 5A, Zo_v1.1, whole genome shotgun sequence contains these coding sequences:
- the LOC121980374 gene encoding DNA polymerase delta small subunit-like — MSEAGSKLFERKQASYKNLDGRFEIHTEKYQGQQYSHIYFTRLHHMRNLLYTLVPKWKPNLPVKTVLGLEEGKECIIVGTIYKHMKLKPSILDEYAKERSKVPLVKPHNFLHPDDHLILEDESGRVALTGSFLDPSAFVTGIVVALHGKETSKGDFLVQDMLEAGIPPQTKLPLSSREDKYVVFVSGLSIGSSEFNPLQFQLLIDHITGHLGDENEQSIASQVVRLVVAGNSVQIAQGLLSGHTIAPRDQSASVEPIKELDILLNQLAAAMPVDIMPGLDDPANYSLPQQPLNRCLFPGAFAYNTFLSCTNPHQFELDGVLFLGTSGQNIDDLFKYSEAKNRLEFLERTMRWRHLVPTAPNTVGCYPFTNRDPFLVESCPHVYFVGNQEKYETAFMQGPEKQLVRLICIPKFCQTGIAVALNLRNLECHTLSFSTSLDV, encoded by the exons ATGAGCGAAGCAGGTTCTAAGCTTTTCGAGAGGAAGCAAGCTAGCTACAAAAATCTG GATGGGAGGTTTGAGATCCACACGGAGAAGTACCAAGGGCAGCAGTACAGCCACATATATTTCACTCGTCTCCACCACATGAGGAATCTTCTTTACACGCTCGTTCCCAAGTGGAAGCCCAACCTTCCAG ttaAAACAGTTTTGGGGCTTGAAGAAGGGAAAGAATGCATAATTGTTGGTACAATATACAAGCACATGAAACTAAAGCCTTCTATTCTTGATGAATATGCCAAGGAG aGATCTAAAGTTcctcttgtgaaacctcacaatTTTCTGCACCCTGATGATCATCTTATTTTGGAAGATGAAAGTGGTAGGGTTGCACTTACTGGCAGTTTTCTTGACCCTTCAGCTTTTGTAACAG GAATTGTTGTTGCACTACATGGGAAGGAAACTAGTAAAGGTGATTTTTTGGTTCAAGATATGCTGGAAGCTGGGATACCTCCTCAAACCAAGCTGCCACTTAGTTCAA GAGAAGACAAGTATGTTGTTTTTGTATCAGGATTGAGTATTGGAAGCAGTGAATTTAATCCTCTCCAGTTCCAACTTCTCATCGACCATATTACGGGTCATTTAGGTGATGAAAAT GAACAAAGCATTGCATCTCAAGTAGTTCGCCTTGTGGTTGCTGGAAATTCAGTACAAATTGCACAAGGACTTCTTAGTGGTCAT ACAATTGCTCCAAGAGATCAATCTGCTTCAGTTGAACCAATAAAGGAGCTAGATATTTTGCTGAATCAG CTTGCTGCAGCTATGCCTGTTGATATAATGCCTGGACTTGATGATCCAGCAAACTATTCCTTACCACAGCAG CCTCTAAACAGATGCTTGTTTCCTGGAGCATTTGCTTATAACACATTTCTGTCATGCACAAATCCTCATCAGTTTGAGTTGGATGGTGTTCT GTTTCTCGGAACATCTGGCCAGAATATAGATGATCTATTCAAATATTCGGAGGCCAAAAACAGGCTTGAATTTTTAGAGAGGACAATGCGATGGAGGCATCTTGTACCCACAGCTCCAAACACCGTTG GATGCTATCCTTTCACCAATAGAGACCCTTTCCTCGTCGAAAGTTGTCCACATGTATACTTTGTTGGTAATCAGGAAAAATATGAAACTGCATTTATGCAAG GGCCTGAGAAGCAATTAGTGAGGCTTATTTGTATCCCAAAGTTTTGCCAGACCGGCATTGCTGTTGCG CTTAATCTGAGGAATCTAGAATGTCACACCCTTTCTTTCTCAACTAGCTTGGATGTGTAA